In Cryptomeria japonica chromosome 10, Sugi_1.0, whole genome shotgun sequence, a genomic segment contains:
- the LOC131055726 gene encoding uncharacterized protein LOC131055726 — protein sequence MVDALTICGAGFKAPSEFDLRGPILTELVNDVKKELGDQRQIWSTKGCTIMTDGWTDRRNRTLLNFLVSSAGGTVFIKSIDASAHCKNATYLCEQIEEVINEVGEENVVQVVTDNAPNYVAAGRLLMERRPSIVWTPCAAHCIDLMLEDIGKLPWVKTCRKGKKCVQICI from the exons atggttgatgcccttaccatttgtggggcggggttcaaagccccttctgagtttgatttgaggggacccattttgactgaattggtgaatgatgtgaagaaAGAATTGGGTGATCAACGCcaaatatggagcactaaaggttgcaccatcatgactgatggttggacagacaggagaaatagaactctccttaattttcttgtttcttccgcag ggggcaccgttttcatcaagtctattgatgcctccgcccattgcaagaatgccacctacctatgtgagcagatagaggaggtgattaatGAGGTGGGTGaagagaacgtggtacaggtggtgactgaCAATGcaccaaattatgttgctgcag gcagactattgatggagaggcgcccatctatagtttggactccatgtgccgcccattgcattgacctcatgttagaGGATATTGGAAAACTTCCATGGGTCAAGACGTGTAGAAAAGGcaagaaatgtgtgcaaatttgtatataa